DNA sequence from the Pedobacter sp. W3I1 genome:
TGGTGTAAGCTAAAAGGCTTAAGGTTTGTTTTCGTATTTTTTAACAATAAAAAGCCCGGCGTGTGGTTCTACGCCGGGCTTTAATGGTTCTTTAATAAGGTTTAGGTTGATAAACTATATTTTATTCATACGCAGCCAGCGCAATTCGTTCGAATTACTTTGCCAAAGCCATGTATGTATATTGTTGATCATGAGCAACAAAAATATAAAGAATTTTGAAAAATGGAAATAATTCTGAAAATAAATTTAGTCCAAAGTCATTAGTCGGGAGTCCGAAGTCGATTGCAGCACAAGATTAATCTTGATTGTCTACGCTTTTCGCCATGCGCCAAACCCTTTGCTTTACTATTATGATACCCCAAAAAACGATCTTCCCGGAACGCTTTTCGTCATCAATAAAATAGCAACGATGATTAAAACCAGAGCCAGGCCAAAGAAAATGGCAATGGTACGGTGTTTTGCAACGGCATCTTTAACTTTCTTCGATTTTGCATTACCAACGGTAATTAAAATAATCGCAATAAGCATCATTGAAGTATGCTCAGCCTTAAAGTAACGGCCTATGGCATCGCTCATCGGC
Encoded proteins:
- a CDS encoding cytochrome B, whose amino-acid sequence is MYNILKSAHSGWRYIVLILLVIAVINALSGWLGNKTYTEGNRKLNVFTLISAHIQFLIGLVLFFLSPLTKLPMSDAIGRYFKAEHTSMMLIAIILITVGNAKSKKVKDAVAKHRTIAIFFGLALVLIIVAILLMTKSVPGRSFFGVS